One region of Zingiber officinale cultivar Zhangliang chromosome 7B, Zo_v1.1, whole genome shotgun sequence genomic DNA includes:
- the LOC122005840 gene encoding protein NRT1/ PTR FAMILY 2.11-like, with amino-acid sequence MADDKENAALAETKKNNYRGWKAMPYVIGNETFEKLGTIGTSANLLVYLTTVFHMNSIAAATLVTVFTGTTNLSPLLGAFLSDTYFGRYVTLGFASVSSFTGMLILTLTAAVSELHPARCHGGGKVCEGPTAGQLAVLLASFLFLVVGAGGIRPCNLAFGADQFDPGTDAGRRGINSFFNWYYFTYTTAMMISSTVIIYVQSNVSWALGLAIPTLLMAFSCACFFLGSRIYVKILPEGSPLTGIAQVLVAAFRKRALPLPAAADALYDPPHLSSLVAKLPHTDQFRFLDKAAILTPSDAIHQNLPAANGWRLCSVQQVEQVKCIARIIPVWSTIIVFEIALVQQSTYTVFQALQSDRRLNGTNFQIPAATFSVFTMATITIWIPIYDRLVVPWLRRLTGKEGGITLLQRMGIGFPLATAAMVVAGLVEERRRSSASHMSSFWLIPQLVLMGLGEAMALIGQVEFCYKQFPENMRSLAGGTLFLGLACSNYLSSLLIMVIHRTTGGRGRANWLAGDLDQGRLDLYYYLIAGMGALNFVFFVVCARWYRYKSSEKEQELATQRAVEDTKSCV; translated from the exons ATGGCAGACGACAAGGAGAATGCGGCTCTGGCGGAAACCAAGAAGAACAACTACAGAGGCTGGAAAGCCATGCCTTACGTGATAG GAAACGAGACGTTTGAGAAGCTGGGAACGATCGGAACGTCGGCGAACCTGCTGGTGTACCTCACCACCGTCTTCCACATGAACAGCATCGCGGCGGCCACCCTCGTCACTGTCTTCACGGGCACCACCAATCTTTCGCCGCTCCTCGGGGCCTTCCTCTCCGACACCTACTTCGGCCGCTACGTCACCTTGGGATTCGCCTCCGTCTCTTCTTTCACT GGCATGCTCATTCTGACGCTCACCGCCGCTGTCTCCGAGCTGCACCCTGCTCGCTGTCATGGAGGCGGCAAGGTCTGCGAAGGGCCGACGGCGGGCCAGCTAGCGGTTCTCTTGGCGAGCTTTCTGTTCTTGGTGGTGGGCGCCGGCGGCATCCGGCCCTGCAACCTGGCCTTCGGCGCCGACCAGTTCGACCCCGGGACGGACGCTGGTCGGCGCGGCATCAACAGCTTCTTCAACTGGTACTACTTCACCTACACGACAGCCATGATGATCTCCTCCACCGTCATCATCTACGTGCAGAGCAACGTGAGCTGGGCGCTCGGCCTCGCCATCCCCACTCTGCTCATGGCCTTCTCCTGCGCCTGCTTCTTCCTCGGCTCCCGCATCTACGTCAAGATCCTCCCCGAGGGCAGCCCCCTCACTGGCATCGCCCAGGTCCTCGTTGCCGCCTTCAGGAAGCGGGCCCTGCCGCTGCCTGCGGCGGCGGATGCCCTGTACGACCCTCCACATCTCAGCTCCCTCGTCGCCAAGCTCCCTCACACCGATCAATTCCG ATTTCTCGACAAAGCTGCGATCTTAACGCCGTCGGATGCGATTCACCAAAATCTCCCCGCCGCAAACGGGTGGCGACTCTGCAGTGTGCAGCAGGTCGAACAGGTGAAGTGCATCGCCAGGATCATTCCGGTTTGGTCGACCATCATCGTCTTCGAGATCGCCCTAGTGCAGCAAAGTACCTACACAGTGTTCCAAGCCCTGCAATCAGACCGCCGCCTGAACGGCACCAACTTCCAAATCCCCGCCGCTACCTTTTCCGTTTTCACCATGGCCACCATCACCATCTGGATCCCCATCTACGACCGCCTCGTCGTCCCCTGGCTCCGGCGGCTCACGGGCAAAGAGGGCGGCATCACATTACTGCAGAGGATGGGGATCGGGTTCCCCCTAGCGACCGCGGCTATGGTGGTCGCCGGCCTGGTGGAAGAGCGGAGACGCAGCTCAGCCTCGCACATGTCGAGCTTCTGGTTAATCCCCCAGCTGGTGCTCATGGGGCTGGGAGAGGCGATGGCGCTAATCGGCCAAGTGGAGTTCTGCTACAAGCAGTTCCCGGAGAACATGAGGAGCCTCGCCGGCGGCACGCTCTTCCTGGGCCTCGCCTGCTCGAATTACCTCAGCAGCTTactcattatggtcatccatCGAACGACTGGTGGGCGTGGAAGGGCGAACTGGTTGGCCGGAGATCTTGATCAGGGGAGGCTCGATTTGTACTATTATTTGATCGCCGGCATGGGAGCACTCAACTTCGTGTTCTTCGTGGTCTGCGCTAGGTGGTACAGGTACAAGAGCTCGGAGAAGGAACAGGAGTTGGCCACGCAAAGAGCAGTAGAAGACACCAAAAGCTGTGTTTGA